The Apium graveolens cultivar Ventura chromosome 11, ASM990537v1, whole genome shotgun sequence genome has a window encoding:
- the LOC141695103 gene encoding hyoscyamine 6-dioxygenase-like, giving the protein MDKQTSSWFTVQNVPENYIFPEEDRPGSLPIPICDTIPVISLGKSTSTEKVQEIMEACRKFRLFHVTDHGVPEAVIIDTMKALQDFFELPEDERAKIPSEGGCVYTSSSRFAKDGVHLWRDCLKHPCHPLEQCIHFWPEKPTEYRDSIAKYVGEIRKMSLKILELISIGLGLKAWYLGEISEVQILTANNYPACPDPSLTLGLLRHCDPSLITILYQGDIRGLQIVKDGQWIGVEALPNAFVVILGNQLEIISNGKLRSTEHRAVTNPSEARRSIATLVNPSPNCIVEPAEVLVDDLNPSLYEPTLYKDFVLHSRGFGAFTKSIQSYIKSET; this is encoded by the exons ATGGATAAGCAAACTTCAAGTTGGTTTACTGTTCAGAATGTGCCTGAAAATTACATATTTCCAGAGGAAGATAGGCCCGGAAGCCTCCCTATTCCTATCTGTGATACCATTCCAGTAATCAGTCTTGGAAAATCAACAAGTACAGAGAAAGTCCAGGAAATCATGGAAGCTTGTCGCAAATTTCGACTTTTTCAT GTTACTGATCATGGAGTACCGGAAGCTGTCATAATTGACACAATGAAGGCCTTGCAGGATTTTTTTGAACTTCCTGAGGATGAAAGAGCGAAAATTCCAAGTGAGGGTGGTTGTGTGTACACTAGCAGTAGTCGATTCGCCAAGGACGGGGTTCATTTGTGGAGGGATTGCTTAAAACACCCTTGCCATCCTTTGGAACAATGCATTCATTTTTGGCCAGAAAAGCCTACCGAATACAG GGATTCCATAGCTAAATATGTTGGAGAGATAAGGAAGATGAGTTTGAAGATTCTTGAGTTAATATCGATAGGATTAGGACTCAAAGCATGGTATCTTGGTGAGATAAGTGAAGTGCAAATTCTTACAGCAAATAACTATCCAGCATGCCCAGATCCGAGTTTAACCTTGGGACTACTGAGACATTGTGACCCTAGCCTCATAACTATTCTGTATCAAGGAGATATACGTGGTCTCCAAATCGTAAAGGATGGACAATGGATTGGAGTTGAAGCTTTGCCAAACGCGTTTGTTGTTATATTAGGCAACCAGTTAGAG ATTATAAGCAATGGCAAGTTGAGAAGCACCGAGCATAGAGCGGTGACAAATCCAAGTGAAGCTCGCAGATCCATTGCAACACTTGTTAATCCTTCTCCGAACTGCATAGTGGAACCTGCAGAAGTTCTGGTTGATGATCTCAATCCTAGCCTTTATGAACCAACACTATACAAGGATTTTGTTCTCCATTCTAGAGGTTTTGGTGCATTTACCAAAAGCATACAGAGTTATATCAAATCTGAGACTTAG
- the LOC141695036 gene encoding protein DOWNY MILDEW RESISTANCE 6-like — translation MEKLVSSWSSGHIIPEDYIFPLEKRPGEKFAIPVCKAIPVIDLGKASHDRKDIIQQIINASQKFGFFQVINHGVSGALVDETMSVVKEFFNMADAEKASVYSDDHTKSCRLHTSSPNYDTEKSHFWRDYLRHPCHPLEEYIHLWPENPTTYRDIVGRYSVEVRNLSLRILELIGEGLGLEPGYFEGELSNELLMSTNYYPPCPDPSLSLGLPKHSDPNLITLLLQADIDGLQVYIDNQWLGVEPLPNAFVVNIGHQLQIVSNEKFRSAEHRAVTNSREARTTIASFISPSNSCIIEPAKAHINEGNPALYRAFQYQEFLKSYVAKAGLAETALQAYHI, via the exons ATGGAGAAACTTGTTTCAAGCTGGTCTAGTGGCCACATTATACCAGAAGATTATATCTTCCCACTGGAGAAAAGACCTGGCGAGAAATTCGCTATTCCTGTATGCAAAGCAATCCCAGTTATCGATCTTGGAAAGGCAAGCCATGATCGTAAAGATATTATTCAGCAAATCATCAATGCGAGCCAAAAGTTTGGTTTTTTCCAG GTGATCAACCATGGAGTTTCTGGTGCTTTAGTGGATGAGACTATGAGTGTTGTCAAGGAGTTCTTTAACATGGCTGATGCGGAGAAAGCAAGTGTTTATTCGGATGATCATACTAAGAGCTGCAGACTCCATACTAGCAGCCCCAACTATGACACAGAAAAATCTCATTTCTGGAGAGATTACTTAAGACACCCCTGTCATCCTCTGGAAGAATATATACATTTGTGGCCTGAAAATCCAACTACGTACCG AGATATTGTTGGGAGATATTCAGTTGAAGTGAGGAACCTGTCATTAAGAATTCTAGAGCTGATCGGTGAAGGATTAGGACTAGAGCCTGGTTATTTTGAAGGCGAACTTAGTAATGAACTATTGATGTCAACCAATTACTACCCACCATGCCCTGACCCGAGTCTATCACTGGGATTGCCAAAACACAGTGATCCCAATCTTATTACTTTGCTTCTCCAAGCGGATATTGATGGCCTACAAGTATACATAGATAATCAGTGGCTTGGGGTCGAGCCACTTCCAAATGCGTTTGTTGTCAATATTGGTCATCAACTACAG ATTGTTAGTAATGAGAAGTTTAGGAGCGCTGAACATCGAGCAGTCACAAACTCGAGAGAAGCTCGAACAACCATTGCCTCATTTATCTCACCTTCTAACAGCTGCATCATAGAGCCAGCTAAAGCACACATCAATGAAGGCAATCCTGCACTATATAGAGCATTTCAGTACCAAGAGTTTCTCAAGTCTTATGTCGCAAAGGCTGGTCTTGCCGAAACTGCACTGCAGGCCTATCACATTTGA